A single genomic interval of Picosynechococcus sp. PCC 7003 harbors:
- a CDS encoding transglutaminase family protein, with amino-acid sequence MRYQITHSTLYTYSHPVELGSHCVKLCPRTDGYQRLRQFHIDVDPLPRQHTRLLDPDGNVADRFWFDPKPVQSLKLVTTAEVEVVCQNPFDYLMAPWAIACPWDYPSSLALRLYPYRQLTTPHPRVVELAQDLLHQVEGNAGLFVSQLTQRIYEDCRYIHRLEGAPQLPGITLSQRTGTCRDFALLWVEACRVVGLAARFVSGYQRGDKTTTQHELHAWGEVYMPGGGWRGFDPTLGLAVTDGHIVVAATGDPPWAAPVSGDIQSSLGRPQTRLVCDIRLVYDELSSQTQSQSQSQ; translated from the coding sequence GTGCGCTATCAGATTACCCATTCGACCCTTTACACCTATAGTCATCCCGTAGAACTGGGCAGTCATTGCGTCAAATTGTGTCCACGCACCGATGGTTACCAACGGCTCCGGCAGTTTCACATCGACGTTGACCCTTTGCCTCGGCAGCATACCCGCCTTCTTGACCCAGACGGCAATGTGGCTGATCGCTTTTGGTTTGACCCCAAACCTGTGCAGTCCCTAAAGTTGGTCACAACGGCAGAGGTGGAAGTCGTCTGTCAGAATCCTTTTGATTATCTGATGGCTCCCTGGGCGATCGCCTGTCCCTGGGACTACCCCAGTTCCCTCGCCCTCAGACTTTACCCCTACCGACAGCTCACAACCCCCCATCCCCGTGTTGTGGAATTGGCCCAGGATCTCTTGCACCAAGTAGAAGGAAATGCCGGCCTCTTTGTCAGCCAACTGACCCAGCGTATCTATGAAGATTGTCGCTATATCCATCGCCTTGAGGGAGCGCCTCAACTTCCTGGGATCACCCTTAGCCAGCGGACAGGGACTTGTCGCGACTTTGCCTTACTGTGGGTTGAGGCCTGTCGAGTCGTCGGCCTAGCGGCGCGGTTTGTGAGTGGTTACCAACGGGGCGATAAAACCACAACCCAACACGAACTCCATGCCTGGGGAGAAGTGTATATGCCGGGAGGTGGTTGGCGTGGTTTTGATCCAACTCTCGGTTTGGCGGTTACAGATGGTCACATCGTCGTCGCAGCAACGGGAGATCCTCCCTGGGCGGCTCCGGTTTCGGGGGATATTCAAAGTTCTTTGGGGAGACCCCAGACGCGCTTAGTCTGTGATATTCGTCTGGTTTATGATGAGCTTTCTTCTCAAACACAATCTCAATCTCAATCGCAATAA
- a CDS encoding proteasome-type protease produces the protein MTYCLGILVRQGFILAADSRTNAGVDYVSSYQKLFDFSCPGERVLILCTSGNLSITQAITYQLEQEIRSGTPHNLHTIPSLYDAARYIGKKTRQLQQEDRPWLEKDGIDFQCNFLLAGQIAGAPPELFLIYSQGNCIRATPETPYLQIGETKYGKPILDRTLSYESSLDAIAKSALLSIDSTMRSNLSVGPPIDMISYTVNSLKIQHRLRLEARDPYLLKIRRYWESALKQASEAMPAVEWNRDLNQNGQEPEGNGTDFL, from the coding sequence TTGACGTATTGTTTAGGAATCTTAGTTCGCCAGGGTTTTATTCTTGCCGCCGATTCACGCACCAATGCGGGGGTTGATTACGTCTCATCCTATCAAAAGTTATTTGATTTTTCCTGCCCAGGGGAACGGGTACTCATTCTCTGCACTTCGGGAAATTTATCGATTACCCAGGCCATCACCTATCAACTAGAACAGGAGATTCGCAGTGGTACGCCCCACAATCTCCATACGATCCCTAGTCTTTATGATGCTGCCCGCTACATTGGTAAAAAGACTCGCCAACTCCAACAGGAAGATCGACCTTGGTTGGAAAAAGATGGCATTGATTTTCAGTGTAATTTTCTCCTCGCCGGACAAATTGCCGGGGCACCGCCGGAGCTTTTTCTTATCTACAGCCAAGGCAATTGCATCCGAGCAACCCCAGAGACGCCTTATCTACAGATTGGCGAAACGAAGTATGGCAAACCGATCTTGGATCGCACCCTCTCCTATGAGTCTTCTTTAGATGCGATCGCCAAATCAGCCCTCCTCTCCATCGACTCCACTATGCGATCTAACCTTTCCGTGGGCCCGCCCATCGACATGATTTCCTATACGGTCAATAGCCTCAAAATTCAGCACCGTCTGCGGTTAGAAGCCCGTGATCCCTACTTACTCAAAATTCGTCGCTATTGGGAAAGTGCCCTCAAGCAGGCTTCTGAAGCAATGCCAGCGGTGGAATGGAACCGGGACTTAAATCAGAATGGGCAAGAACCTGAAGGCAACGGCACAGATTTTCTCTAG
- a CDS encoding amidoligase family protein: MITLDWKIGFEIELLAPVGSSRQDLAAAIAAAQGGQVHRFFHPQSEPSKVPGKPVFHNLTLGFEILDPQQRMIAQCVDDLTLQKDLKRQAKPQAGWYRIVSDDERLLRLIARQTNAKTPLETVMDPIGDLFGTVPEPGPGGMRRVNDQSGASVAIAAPLPGERERPCELITAPLEADHHAQLDALLSLARHQNFTAPVEGATHLHFEAKPLQSAPAIANLVNLLWRYGAILKTLMGTNPHCRRLGPWPETLLTTVNQPEFRQLPWPAVQQQLHRLKLTKYCDFNLVNCINALPHKNTIEVRILPVWLETTPILRAASLFTAVLQLASQGEAIAPDPPEKFTRANVQALLQQLQLDPAQIELWLEQVPQAKSRKKGFQ; encoded by the coding sequence GTGATCACTTTAGATTGGAAAATTGGGTTCGAAATTGAGTTATTGGCACCAGTAGGGAGCAGTCGTCAGGATCTCGCAGCGGCGATCGCCGCCGCCCAGGGAGGCCAAGTCCATCGCTTTTTTCACCCCCAATCGGAACCCAGCAAAGTACCGGGTAAACCAGTCTTTCACAATTTAACCCTCGGCTTTGAGATTCTTGATCCCCAGCAACGGATGATCGCCCAATGTGTCGATGATCTAACGTTACAAAAAGACCTGAAGCGCCAGGCAAAACCCCAAGCGGGTTGGTATCGTATTGTCAGTGATGATGAACGTCTGCTGCGTTTGATTGCCCGTCAAACCAATGCCAAAACCCCTTTAGAGACAGTGATGGATCCCATCGGCGATTTGTTTGGTACGGTTCCAGAACCGGGGCCGGGAGGGATGCGGCGCGTGAATGATCAAAGTGGTGCATCGGTGGCGATCGCCGCCCCACTCCCCGGAGAGCGAGAGCGCCCCTGTGAACTGATTACCGCCCCCCTAGAAGCAGACCATCATGCCCAACTAGACGCTTTATTGTCCTTGGCGCGGCACCAGAACTTTACGGCCCCCGTTGAAGGCGCGACCCACCTCCATTTTGAGGCGAAACCCCTCCAGTCAGCGCCGGCGATCGCCAATTTAGTGAATCTGTTATGGCGTTATGGGGCCATTCTCAAAACACTCATGGGCACCAACCCCCACTGCCGTCGCCTCGGCCCCTGGCCCGAAACTCTCCTCACCACGGTAAACCAGCCCGAATTTCGGCAACTCCCCTGGCCCGCTGTGCAGCAGCAACTCCATCGCCTCAAGCTGACAAAATATTGTGATTTTAATTTGGTGAACTGCATCAACGCCCTGCCCCACAAAAACACGATTGAAGTGCGGATTCTTCCCGTTTGGCTAGAGACAACACCCATTCTTCGGGCCGCCTCTTTATTTACCGCTGTTTTGCAACTAGCGTCTCAGGGAGAGGCGATCGCCCCAGACCCCCCAGAAAAATTCACCCGCGCCAACGTCCAAGCACTTTTGCAACAACTGCAACTAGATCCAGCGCAAATTGAGCTTTGGTTGGAGCAAGTGCCCCAAGCCAAGTCCCGGAAAAAAGGTTTTCAGTAA
- a CDS encoding circularly permuted type 2 ATP-grasp protein yields the protein MVNSLEGYNPGDFFDELFAEQGIPRPAAAALIQHIGKFPLSTLEQQQKSAQNMLFKLGVTFNVYSDNQGTERIFPFDVIPRIISQTEWDWLEKGLQQRIEALNHFLDDIYNEQRIIKDQVIPRHVVESASGFLKPCMGLKPPKGKWCHITGTDLVRDRQGQWYVLEDNLRCPSGVSYVLENRRVMKSLFPSFFNTLKIQPVDDYPGQLLNLLMNLAPDHIADPCVVVLTPGIYNSAYFEHSYLAQQMGCELVEGRDLVVVDGYLQMRTTKGLQRIDVIYRRIDDDFLDPFVFRSDSVLGVPGLMDVYRQGRVAIANAPGTGIADDKMVYGYVPQMIRYYLGEDQILPNVETYFCEDSQQQSHVLNHLDELVVKATDASGGYGMLVGPHASPSEREQFKAYIQANPRKYIAQPTLCLSRVPTLIDGDFVGCHVDLRPFILNGGDRTYVNPGGLTRVALKKGSLVVNSSQGGGSKDTWVINTKAT from the coding sequence ATGGTAAATAGTCTAGAAGGTTACAACCCCGGAGATTTTTTTGATGAGCTTTTTGCGGAGCAGGGGATACCACGACCAGCCGCAGCGGCATTGATTCAGCATATTGGCAAGTTTCCGCTCAGTACCCTGGAGCAACAACAGAAATCGGCGCAAAATATGCTGTTTAAGTTGGGTGTGACCTTTAATGTTTACAGCGATAACCAGGGGACAGAGCGGATTTTTCCGTTTGATGTGATTCCCCGCATCATTTCGCAAACGGAGTGGGATTGGCTCGAAAAAGGCTTACAACAGCGCATTGAAGCCTTAAATCATTTCCTAGATGATATTTACAATGAGCAGCGCATTATCAAGGATCAAGTCATTCCGCGCCATGTGGTGGAATCGGCGTCGGGCTTCTTAAAACCCTGCATGGGACTGAAGCCACCCAAGGGAAAATGGTGTCACATTACAGGCACTGATTTGGTGCGCGATCGCCAAGGGCAATGGTACGTCCTCGAAGATAATCTCCGTTGTCCGTCGGGGGTCTCCTACGTTCTTGAAAATCGTCGGGTGATGAAAAGTCTTTTTCCGAGCTTTTTTAATACCCTGAAAATCCAACCCGTCGATGACTATCCGGGGCAGTTGCTAAATCTGTTGATGAATTTGGCCCCTGATCACATTGCCGATCCCTGCGTCGTGGTGCTGACACCGGGCATTTACAACTCTGCCTATTTTGAACATTCTTACCTCGCCCAGCAAATGGGGTGTGAGTTGGTCGAAGGGCGAGATTTGGTCGTGGTGGATGGATATTTACAAATGCGTACCACCAAGGGCTTACAACGGATTGATGTGATTTATCGACGCATTGACGATGACTTTTTAGATCCGTTTGTTTTCCGGTCAGATTCGGTGCTTGGGGTGCCGGGTCTGATGGACGTCTACCGCCAAGGACGGGTGGCGATCGCCAACGCGCCAGGGACAGGGATCGCCGACGACAAAATGGTTTACGGCTATGTCCCCCAGATGATCCGCTACTACCTCGGTGAAGACCAAATTTTGCCTAATGTCGAAACCTACTTTTGTGAAGATTCCCAGCAACAATCCCATGTGTTGAACCATTTAGACGAGCTTGTTGTGAAGGCCACAGACGCCTCCGGGGGCTATGGAATGTTGGTTGGCCCCCACGCCAGCCCCAGCGAACGGGAGCAATTTAAAGCCTATATCCAAGCCAACCCCAGAAAATATATCGCCCAACCCACATTATGTTTATCGCGGGTACCGACCCTGATCGATGGTGACTTCGTCGGCTGCCATGTGGATCTGCGGCCTTTCATCCTCAACGGTGGCGATCGCACCTATGTTAATCCCGGTGGCCTGACCCGTGTCGCCCTCAAAAAAGGTTCTCTCGTCGTTAACTCATCCCAAGGGGGCGGCAGCAAAGATACCTGGGTAATTAATACCAAAGCCACCTAA
- a CDS encoding alpha-E domain-containing protein produces MLSRVADSIYWLNRYVERAENVARFVEVNLTLLLDTTTTTNYWQALITTTGDSALFRESYGEATSENVLQFLTFDQNYPSSIVSCLKRARENAHAVRANISSEMWEQLNELYHTVQQAASRPMTLEERYQFYPAIRMGSHLFAGIMEATMSHNEGWHFGQLGRLLERADKTARILDVKYFILLPSLQDVGSPLDNLQWIALLKSASAYEMYRKRQHRITPENVAAFLILDAQFPRSICFSLLEAQKSLHCISGTPIGSWSCPSERSLGRLCSALDYITMDEIFDQGLHEFLDDLQSKLNRVGQDIYEDFIAVPLAV; encoded by the coding sequence ATGTTGAGTCGTGTTGCTGATTCTATTTATTGGCTCAATCGCTACGTTGAACGGGCCGAAAATGTCGCCCGCTTTGTGGAGGTCAATTTAACCCTCCTGCTGGATACGACAACTACCACCAACTATTGGCAAGCCCTGATCACCACCACCGGCGATTCTGCGTTATTCCGTGAATCCTACGGTGAAGCTACTAGCGAAAATGTCCTGCAATTTTTAACCTTCGATCAAAACTACCCCAGTTCAATTGTATCTTGCCTCAAACGGGCCCGGGAAAATGCCCATGCCGTCCGGGCCAATATTTCTTCTGAGATGTGGGAACAGCTCAACGAGCTTTATCACACGGTACAACAGGCAGCAAGTCGGCCCATGACCTTGGAGGAACGTTATCAATTTTATCCGGCCATTCGCATGGGGAGTCATCTGTTCGCAGGCATTATGGAAGCGACGATGTCCCACAACGAGGGTTGGCACTTTGGTCAGTTGGGACGTCTCCTGGAGCGGGCAGATAAAACAGCGCGGATTCTTGATGTGAAGTACTTTATCCTTTTGCCTTCTTTACAAGATGTGGGGAGTCCTTTGGATAATTTGCAGTGGATTGCTCTACTCAAATCAGCCAGTGCCTACGAAATGTACCGCAAACGCCAACATCGAATTACCCCAGAGAATGTGGCTGCCTTTTTGATCTTGGACGCGCAGTTTCCCCGGTCTATTTGTTTTTCGTTGCTCGAAGCCCAAAAATCTCTCCACTGCATTTCTGGGACTCCCATTGGCAGCTGGAGTTGCCCCAGTGAGCGTTCCCTTGGTCGCCTTTGTTCTGCGTTGGACTACATTACGATGGATGAAATTTTTGACCAGGGCCTCCATGAATTTCTCGACGATCTCCAAAGTAAGTTGAATCGCGTTGGTCAAGATATTTATGAGGATTTCATCGCCGTGCCCCTAGCGGTTTAG
- a CDS encoding zinc-ribbon domain-containing protein, with protein MNYVCYLGSGQRLDLANQGSYTVITLSQTSPGQQQQSTNRYLTGTWAAQPTVMQAGGITIITVFTATKTTQIRVQGQMATLCEQPLNLQGAQALPLEQTAAKSPEPMPPLEPLPPLKMGNMEMKMNPMEMRLGNMEMRINDLSQSPQPQPTPTANHQPKRFCAQCGQAITAGDRFCTQCGQPLSS; from the coding sequence ATGAATTACGTTTGTTATCTCGGTTCTGGGCAACGGCTTGATTTGGCGAACCAAGGTTCCTATACGGTCATTACCCTCAGCCAAACTAGCCCCGGACAACAGCAACAAAGCACCAACCGTTACCTAACGGGGACCTGGGCGGCGCAGCCCACGGTGATGCAAGCTGGCGGGATCACGATTATCACAGTCTTTACTGCCACGAAAACAACGCAAATTAGGGTACAAGGCCAAATGGCCACCCTCTGTGAACAACCCCTAAATTTGCAGGGTGCCCAAGCGCTGCCTTTAGAGCAAACGGCGGCAAAATCTCCAGAACCAATGCCACCTTTAGAACCTCTGCCACCACTTAAAATGGGCAACATGGAAATGAAGATGAATCCGATGGAAATGCGCCTGGGCAATATGGAAATGCGGATTAATGATTTGTCTCAATCTCCCCAGCCGCAACCGACGCCGACAGCGAATCATCAGCCAAAACGGTTTTGCGCCCAATGTGGTCAAGCAATCACGGCAGGCGATCGCTTTTGTACCCAGTGCGGTCAGCCTTTGTCGTCTTAG
- a CDS encoding sodium-dependent bicarbonate transport family permease, translating into MDFLSDFLTKFGSQLQSPTLGFLIGGIVIAAFGSRLTIPDAVYKFIVFMLLIKVGLSGGIAIRNANITEMLLPALFAVLTGILIVFIGRFTLAKLPGIRTVDAVATAGLFGAVSGSTLAAGITVMEGQGVFYEPWAAALYPFMDIPALVTAIVVASLYKSKQREVEAADLSKQPVAAGEYAGESVYPTTRQEYLGQKRGKATNRVEIWPIVQESLQGSALSALLLGLALGLLTRPESVFESFYEPLFRGFLSILMLVMGMEAWSRLGELRKVAQWYAVYAFFAPLLHGFIAFGLGMIAHYATGFSPGGVALLAIIAASSSDISGPPTLRAGIPSANPSAYIGSSTAIGTPVAIAIGIPLFIGLAQATMGG; encoded by the coding sequence TTTTAATTGGCGGTATCGTCATTGCTGCTTTCGGTAGCCGACTGACAATTCCCGATGCGGTATATAAGTTCATCGTCTTCATGCTGCTGATCAAAGTTGGTTTGAGTGGCGGTATTGCAATTCGTAATGCCAACATCACGGAGATGCTCTTGCCCGCATTATTCGCCGTGCTCACGGGAATCCTGATTGTTTTCATTGGGCGTTTTACCTTAGCGAAGCTACCGGGCATTAGAACTGTAGATGCGGTGGCGACGGCCGGCTTGTTTGGGGCGGTAAGTGGTTCAACCCTTGCGGCTGGGATCACAGTTATGGAAGGGCAAGGTGTTTTCTACGAACCTTGGGCAGCGGCACTTTATCCTTTTATGGATATTCCCGCCCTGGTGACAGCGATTGTTGTGGCCAGTCTTTACAAGAGCAAGCAGCGCGAGGTTGAAGCGGCTGATTTAAGCAAACAACCTGTTGCCGCTGGTGAATATGCTGGTGAGTCCGTTTATCCCACCACGAGGCAGGAATATCTGGGGCAAAAGCGTGGTAAGGCCACGAATCGGGTTGAAATTTGGCCCATTGTTCAAGAAAGTCTCCAGGGTTCTGCTCTATCCGCATTGTTGCTCGGTCTTGCGCTCGGTTTATTAACTCGGCCGGAGAGTGTGTTTGAAAGCTTCTATGAGCCTCTCTTCCGTGGTTTCCTTTCGATTTTGATGTTGGTGATGGGGATGGAAGCTTGGTCTAGGCTTGGGGAGCTCCGCAAAGTTGCTCAATGGTACGCTGTCTATGCGTTTTTTGCGCCGCTACTGCATGGGTTTATTGCCTTCGGTCTCGGCATGATCGCCCACTATGCTACTGGATTCAGTCCTGGTGGTGTTGCCCTTTTAGCAATTATTGCGGCTTCTAGTTCCGACATCTCTGGGCCGCCGACTCTACGCGCGGGGATTCCGTCTGCGAATCCTTCTGCTTATATCGGTTCGTCTACGGCCATCGGTACCCCTGTGGCGATCGCCATCGGCATACCACTTTTTATCGGCCTTGCCCAAGCAACCATGGGTGGCTGA
- a CDS encoding bestrophin family protein: MITYDKLDKPNWLNTIFQVRGAVLPMILPRILFFCILTAALTFIYVQGFPIYLEKLGDLTTNVIYNLILGLLIVFRTNTSYERFWEGRKAWGGIVVNIRNLAQEILIGITTQTEQETQEKKQALNLLLAFAIATKLHLRGDQVNDRLEALVEPEQVTELKDSKNRPLDIQFWLRTYLHQQLKLKNFGDAQLNMTSGILNSLMESVSGCERILTTPIPITYRVYLKRLILIYCFGLPFRLVPEITWWAIPIVAVVSFLLLGVEEVARELENPFGFDVNDLPLDDLCDVIEGNINRVSRLHTQAKELTSVS, from the coding sequence ATGATTACCTATGACAAACTTGATAAACCCAATTGGCTGAATACTATTTTTCAGGTGAGGGGGGCTGTTTTGCCTATGATTTTGCCGCGCATCCTTTTTTTCTGTATTTTGACTGCGGCATTGACGTTTATTTACGTCCAGGGCTTTCCTATCTATCTTGAGAAACTAGGAGACTTGACCACAAATGTTATTTACAATCTGATTCTGGGTTTGCTCATTGTCTTTCGCACGAATACATCCTACGAACGTTTTTGGGAAGGGCGAAAAGCTTGGGGGGGGATTGTTGTGAATATCCGTAATCTTGCCCAGGAAATTTTGATTGGGATCACAACCCAAACCGAGCAAGAAACCCAGGAAAAAAAACAGGCCTTAAATCTACTGCTTGCCTTTGCGATCGCCACTAAGTTACATCTACGAGGAGATCAAGTAAACGATAGACTAGAAGCATTGGTTGAGCCTGAGCAGGTCACAGAACTAAAAGACTCGAAAAATCGTCCCCTTGATATTCAATTTTGGTTGCGCACCTATCTACATCAACAACTCAAGCTAAAAAATTTTGGGGACGCACAGCTGAATATGACCAGCGGCATACTGAATAGTTTGATGGAGAGTGTGAGTGGTTGCGAGAGAATTTTAACCACACCAATTCCGATCACCTATCGCGTGTATTTGAAACGTTTGATTTTAATTTATTGTTTTGGCTTACCGTTCCGCCTGGTGCCTGAGATTACCTGGTGGGCGATTCCGATTGTGGCAGTGGTCAGCTTCCTCCTATTGGGCGTTGAAGAAGTTGCCCGGGAGCTAGAAAATCCCTTTGGCTTTGATGTTAATGATCTGCCCCTAGACGATCTTTGTGACGTGATCGAGGGCAATATTAACCGTGTCTCTCGTTTGCATACCCAGGCGAAAGAATTAACTTCTGTCTCGTGA